A window of Eucalyptus grandis isolate ANBG69807.140 chromosome 4, ASM1654582v1, whole genome shotgun sequence genomic DNA:
tatttaatttttttttttttcatgtgcgTTTGGTGATGGCAAGTTAtgactttacttcaagggattttgcccaacacattacatcatCATTGTCTTTTATAGACATTAGAAGGTTACAAACATACAAGGACCAAACTCACGGATTCTAAAACAAATAAAGGCTCTGGAAAATCGGGCAATAATTATTCTTTGTGGTATGAATAGTGACAATGAACAGTTGAAGTCATAAAGATTTGTTTTAGAATTGGATTAGCTCCAATACCATAGAAAAGCTTGAGCATTTCCCGATAGTGTTTAttgagatgttttttttttttctggagagagtaatattttctttcaaaaaattctcacACTAATTGCCACAACCCTCATTCAATTGCAAAGGCTTGCCAAATAAGACCCTAAACCGACTCCAAAATTTAGAACACAACTATAATTTATTAGGACTCAAAACACTTCGACAATCAAGTTAGATTGGATCCTTTTTTATATTGGAAACCAAACACGTTTCCATATAAGAGTGCACCAAAAGGGGAACATATGGCttgacttttcctttcctcAACTTTATGTGACCATTTACTACCAAAGTTCATATAAATGAAACATCACACCTCTCTTTGGTCTAATTTGCCTTACCCTGATGAATTAATAACACAGTTTTAAAGTAAACCTCCTCTTCAATCCTTCCACCCCGCTTTGGAAATGTTTTTCTTGGCTTATCAAGCTTCAATTAATAAACCCCACCTTTTCCCCTCCTCTCAGCTACTCATGTTAGTCATGCTCATCTTACTAACGACACATTAACGACGTTAATAGCTCTCTGATCATTGGTTTAACCTGCTCCAAATCTTGACTCACATCTGTTTTTACTTCACTAGTTGCTTCATAGGAAATGTTGCCAAGCTTGCAAGGCGACACTATAATGCTAGAGATACCAGATTTGTTTTCTAAAGTCGATTCGCTATACGGTGTGGAATACtataaaaacataataaaaatcaGTGGTCATAGTCAAATTTTAACCATAATCACCTCGTTTCATTTATAACCCGGAGAGAGAGCTAagaaatggatgattttttcaACTTCTGTTCCTTCGTGAAAAAATGCCCGGTACCTTATTCTCAGGTTGCAAAAGATATATGATTTTAAGCCAGTTAATATGAAGTACTCTTCTAGAAAATTGAGTTCCCTTCTTGTTTCAGTTTGAAAGTAGTGAAATATCgtttcaagttctttttttctttaattttcagattttgagaATAAAGATAGACTGATTTTCTGGTTATtaattttgttacttttgttttcacttaaatGAGAAGGTAtatattatcaaattttctatcCGCCATTGTTTTTCCTGCCATTTTCGCATATGattttcattcttgaaattatttattttcatgcaAGTTGCCATAAGATTTCATTCTTGAACATAAATgcattttgtgattttcttgtaAGTTGGACTTTGCACGTAAGATATATAGACACCAAGAGGCATAGGAAAATAGGAAAAGTAGAATGCAAACCATTTCTCTTAAAACCTTAAATTGTTAGGAATGGATCAACAATGCATATATTATAGCAAACTACTAAATACCCGTCGCTGATAAGTGAATCATTAAGAGAGAGTGTTGGGATTTGAACTATTGACCTTTATTCTAATACCATACTAAACAAATGGTTTTTCAGAGGAATTTGAACTATCAGGAAACGGATCGACTATGTACACTTGCACAGCATATTACCTATAAGGTAGGGTCCATTAGATTACATGTGAACTTGGGTTTGGGATGGTCATGTCCagacagaagaaaaagaagcacgCTGATACAATTTTCTGAGCTTGAAATTTTCTAGGTGTCTTTATGCCTCTGGTCCCCCACTTAAAGATTAGGGTCCGTCCAATTACATATGGTCTTCCAAACAGGGAGTTTGAAAATTCTGTTCCTAGGAGTGTGTGTATGTAGTGAAGCCCGCTTTGTTGAAacttcccttcttttctttaactAACCCCGCACTATCAACCCCATTGAAAGTGGCAAGCAAGTCGACGTTGATAAACTAGCTTTAATTGAGATCTTTACTCGAAATTATTAGATGCCATCCCAAGTTGATGAGTTTGTTTCTAAGTTGCTCCTACGTTTTCACATGGCAaatgtaaaacaaacaaaaatatcattcgTCAGCTAATACACTTCTTATCAAGTGGGCATttgatttgttctttatttttgagaTAAGCGTACtagaaatcttaaaacttatcgtaaaaatattattgaatcctaaaattttcaaaaaatataatcaacttctccattgattttgtccaatttagCTTATGAAAAACAATGACATGGCTTCTTTTATTATCTTCTCTTTCTACGTGGCTGTCAACATAAAATCAAGCATGAATCAATGCACAAAACGACTCGTATTTGcccaaaaatcttgattttttcgCTCAAAACTTAATAAAATCCTAACTGCGAATAGGTCGTGCTGGTATCTGCTTTGAGGTTTGGACCGTATCTTGTAATTGCCTGGAAATTCATCCTTAGTTTCGTGCCCCAGTTTTCCACAACTGAAATAGAGCCACGGAAGACGTTCACAACGGAATTTGATCCACAGTGTATTCTTGTGTTGACTGACATCAAATTCGAACTCGACACTCATGAACTTATGCAtagttcatttttaatgatggGACAATGAAGATACGAGCTCTGGGTAAGGTTGCTTTCTGATTGCATATCAAGGGAAACTTCCATAGATTTGCACACAGAACCGAGCGGTGGTAAAATGTTCCCTTATATGGGATTGGGTTTAGGTTTACACGTAAAAATCCATGGAGTTTCCCTTCACTTTACCTGGTAGAGCGGTGGGAAACTCCTCATGCGCAGAATCCCGAAATAAAGGACGTAGCACGAGATGAGCTTCCACCAGAGTCTAAGGAATCCCGAGCTCAACTCGAAGCTTATCAGGCTCTTGTTCGGAGGTGAAGAGGATAAAATTCGCCATCCTTCCTTCAACGCGTACCCATCGAGAGGGGAGACCGGAAGCAGTGTGCAGGGGCCACATTGAGGTCACCTTGTCACTGGCAAGTCCAGCGGGCCTCGCCAGACGCTGGCAGTAGCCGCCTTTGACTCCGAAGTGAGCATGTACACTTACATAGAGAGAGATAACCCGCCAAGGCTGCTGCAATCGTAGGCCTTGCCTTTGGTCAGGGAGGGCTGTACGCGTGCTTAGATTGTGAAGAGGATATGGCCCTCGCATCAGATCTTCTGCGAGCGAGGGACTCACTGCATAATGTTGGCGACgggggcgaccctcgcccattGGCCCAGATTTCTTGCTCACTTGACTAAATTGATTTGTGAGCAAGGGACCCTCGATTCTAATTTTCGGCATCGACTATGACCCTAGCCCACTCACCCAGATCTGTCGCGAGTGAGGGACCCTAGCTGCTCGTCTGACGCTCGTGCTGGCCGCAACCCTAACCCACTCGTGCAGACCTGTTGTAAGTAAGTCCCAACTTACTTAGAAGTGCCATAACTCTTGTGGGTGGCTGTTGATGTTGATAACCCTATAAGGTTGCTAAATGAGAccaaaaatcaattctaaaatCCAAAATCCGACTATGATTCATTAGGATTCAAGCACCTTGAGGATAGAGTTAAACCAAAGCTTGCAGGGCGATATTATAATGGTAGAGATGCCCGAATTGTTTTCTAAAGTCAATTCGCTAAATGGTGTGGAATACTATTAAACCATAATGAAAACCAGTGgtcataatcaaattttaactatTACCATCTCGTTTCATTTATAACACGGAGAGAGCTGAGAAATGGAggattttttcaacttttgttcTTTCCTGAAGAATATGCACGGTACCTTATTCTCAGGTTGCAAAAGATATATGTGATTCCAAGCCAGTAAACATGAAGTACTCTTCTAGAAATTGAGTTCTCTTCTTGCTTCAGTTTAATGAATATCGTTTCAAGTTCTATTTGCAGGTAGTTTCAGAAAAGCTACGCAGGTGCGGCATGGACTCAGATCAACTTACGTCGACCCCCACTGTGGCTTCCTGGACACCTGGAGTCGCTCAACCGCTTTCACCACTGATCCAGCGCTTGCAGAGCTCCTCATTCCGGTCACTGAAAACATTGCGCTCGCCTCTAATCCTTCTGTTGGAATGCTAGTCTCTTATGAGTCAATTGCACTTCAAAGTCGAATAGTATCTTTATCTGCCTCTACTTGTGTCCCCAACTGGTAACTCTTATATAGAAGAGATTGCCCTTCAGccctaaaaaaagaacaaatagaCCTAGCActaaaaagagacaaaaagcaAAGAACACGCGGTCATAAAATAGTTTTGCTCGTACTCAGTTTTCGGCTCCCGATTGAAAGGACAAGCATTATTGCAGTATTATATTTGAAGTGATGAACAGGCGAATCATGTACGGTTTACAAGTGGCATAACTTCAAGTTTTTAGTGCTCGTTGATATTGGTTGACAGTGTTCATCACTAAGAATCCCCCCGTGATCGATTTGCGCTGTTTGGTCCATAAAAAAGGGAATTTATGTTTGGGGACAATGACTTTCTGTCTCTACATTAAGCAAAAGTCCCATGATCTTCTGTTCTCAGAAAACAAGTATTTTCATTAGATTTTGAAAAATGGTTCTATAAGCAACTCGAGTGTTCCCAGATTGACaattgatgatttatcaatGGAATGTGAACTCGATTTCCTGTACACATGCCAATTTTGTAACACGGTTAGTGGAAGCTATGATCTGTGATCACAAAATGGAAGGGGTATATATCCATTTATAGGCTTATGTATGTTGGTCGAtgtgaatttttggaaaactaAGGCCTCTGTAGTATCAATGCGCATCTCATTATTAAGTCCTTGGACTAGAGATTGTaaaatccattttattgcaGACCAATAGGTGTAGCGAATCATAGAGCATGAAAGTGGCATCTATGTCGATTGAAGAGGCGTTCAAGGTTAAGTCCCAGTTTAGTATGTTTGGCTTGGTctacaaaaattttgttctcggaaTTTTATGTTACAGGGACCCTCATAATTGGGGAATTATTTTTGCCTAAACCTGGATTTTCAGAATAATTAACAGTATATTCATGTCTTTAGAATTTTATCTTACAAAAAACCTGGTTTATCAGGATAAATAACAGTATGTTCTTGTTCTTAGAATTTTATATTACAAGAACTGTAAAATTGAGAATTTCTTGCCTAAACCTAGATTTATGGACCGAGTGCAAGCACAATTGTTGATCTTATGGGGCTAACAAATGTGCTCACCAGAAACCCTAGTAAGCAATTGTTGTGATTAATTTGGTCCACCTAGAATTAGGACTAGGCAAGAAATTCTCGGCGACCTGGTCATTAGCACGTGGTACAACCAAAGGTAactaagaaaaggaaattaaaacccCACAAAGGTGCGATGACAACAAATACTAGGTAGGTCTTTTCCCCTGCTAATGCAAAAGATACGGAGGAGACAACGTTGCAAATTCACACCACACATGACCAAGGAAACACCCTACCATAAAGCACTTAACCAGCACCGGTCTCCACTGTAATTAATTCCGTCCACCTATATCGGTCAACTTAGGCGTTTGTTCATGCCGTCTGCATTTGGGTAACCATACGAGGCAAAAGTGGCCGTGGTAATCTTCTGTTGTGCAGCCGAAACGGACGTAGCAAGTCCATGAAAAAGAGCGCAATCTGGCATTGAACCCGCCCATGAAGTTTTCGAAGGAGACCATGCAAGTGAAGCCCAAAGAGCAATACAAATGGCACTAcaaagacgcgtttggtaatcattATGTTCACGGGAACATtcttaagcattttaagccatttggtaattgcctaattttttttttccggaatagaattgtgtttggtaccattctgaaaatttctaatccaaattattttcttttaattttttaataattttattattttcttcttcttcttcatcttaagaacaagaacaaaaaagaaagaaaagaaaaagaaaaattaggttgatttgattggaattgtttccgagaacaaaaataatttttttttattttttatttttacattttggttgtgttctaaatctactttcgggaacaaaaaaaaaataaaaatttattcccaaaaataaaagttttatcaaacggatttttatttcaaatttactcCCTAcgataaaagaataaaaattttcactATTTAGTCGGTTGTCATAGACGAAGTGAAAGGAGCCCAAGAACGACAACGATGCGAGGGAAACCAACGAGAGCGAGGCAGTGAGGGTCATGAGTCTTGGTACTAAGACCTGAGCGCAAGGACGTGAACCAGGAGTGATGGCTGATACAGATGGTTGACCAAGAAGCAATACAAAAGAAGGCCAAAAATGGCAACGGAGGCGGTGACTGGATGGGTGCCAGAAGGAGACTGGCCTTCCTTTGTACTTCACTTCAATGAGATTCGCCAGGACTGGAATGATGAAGGTTCAGAGTACCATGGCGGTGGGAACTAATGGTCGGATATTTCAGcacttttgaaatattaaaagttattaatttttgtaatgattttttaGTGTTATCAACTTGTAATAACTTTTGTTTGCCATTGATATAAAATGGTTTTGTGACATTTTACAACAGTTATTTAATGATAATGTAATGATTGTATAATGGTTTTCTAACAGTTTATAACATTGGATTATTTTATAATGGTTATATAACAATCATCTTCTTCGGTAAATATCAATTTATTGTAATTGTTTCTTAAcggctctctttttcttttacctataaattGCTTCTTCGAGCATAATTGAAAAGTGATATTGATATTTTAAAACCAAaatatctttgtttctttatttctatttttcttatgtatttttcttttcattattggGTTATACAATTAAcattgtttctgtttctttttattatttagtgCGAAGTATAAAAGAAGGTCTATTATATTTTGAGAGGATAGTTACTAGAGTCCATGTACTAAGTTTTGTATTCCAAGAGGCGAAATTATCCGTAAAGATAATGCTTGCATGCCTCAAacaattcattttaatttctattattttttaaagtatttccaataataataataataataataatttatttattaatttattattattattattattattattatttccaatattttttcaacaatcttaaggataatGCCTTATGGATTTCAAGGACGGTGCttgctaggggtgtgcaacggaaaccgcccaAACCGAGACCGAACCGGACTGGACcgaaccggccggttttgggcggttcccacggtcagcggtccagttcccggttctaaggtGGGAACCGAACCGAccggaccaaatttttttatatataatttatatacacataatatataaatacatatattatatgaatattatatatgaaacttgttgcaatcggaattgcaattAAGGTAATAaactcttatgtggccaagagaccaccaaaactcttagaaaacttatttgttagttttatctTCTCTTTGATGTAGGATAAGGCTCTAGGAGTTCCTCATGCTCACTCTCtatcttgctcccctcacttgcaaacgacaagaCACTTCAAACCTCAAAGAGTCTgatatcgactaaacattcaaagcatagaagagagattgtctgtAAAACCTAAGCTAAGCACAGATTTTACtcaaattgttcatggcttttatgcttaaaattaagagtgaaacatataaattatgattaacTAGCTTTGATCACGTACATGCACCTGATATTCTTATTTCTCATCACACAATATCATGTAATTGATCCGGAATGTATGTGCAAACATCGTCATTGGACAGCTAGTACTTTTCTTATAAAATGAACATTTGGTTTAATCTTTAGTTTTCATAATGAGTAATATGGGCTTGGGCCCCGTGTCATTTGGtctagttttttattttattttttcttgtgcATCTGGTGACGGCGAGCGATTGCGTGATCATCATCCGAATGCAAATAGGCTTCAATTTACTCATAACAAGTGCCTTAATTGACTTGATTTGTTAAACGATACGGTATACTATGAACACATAATAACATCTAGTGATCATAATTGAATTTCAACTATTGCCATCTCCATTAATTTATACCTGGGAGAGAGCTTAGAAATGGAGgatttttcaacatttgttcCTTATTCGAAAAGTATACAAGGTGCCTTATTCTCGGTTCGTACAAAGATACGTGATTCCAAGCCAACAAAGCATGAAGAACTTTTTTCCTAGAACACTGGAGTGCCTATGCTTtacgaaaaatttaaaattctataaatatcttttgaaaaataattaattatatcgttaagaaaaattaattaacaaaaagtgttcattattgataataatttataccCATCTATTTTTGTGggccataaaaatatttttttataacttctccaaattttaaatttttaatgaaacaaaaaaaaaaaaactatatttcgtcgttttttccttaaatttattttaagataatttgagaataaagaTAAGACTGGTTTTCCGGTTATAATTTGTCTACCTTTATTTTCCCTGAAAATGAGAAGGCTCGTATATTATAGAATTTTGCATCCGCCATTGTTTTCTCCGAAAAAGATCCTCCATTTCGCAGCTGTCTACGTCGTTCTCGCTTGTCGTCTTCTCTTCCGGACTGCCAAATTCCAATTGAAAACTCTTCAACTGATGAGTGATGAGCTAGCTACTGAGCTGCATTTGATTCTTCTTCGAAATCCTCTCTTCCTTGTCAACGGCGTAAGTTCTTGAAATCCCACACCCCCCCGGTCTTCCCTTCACTGAATTTCTTCTGCTTTCTGAATCTGTATGCTCGGCCTGAGCTCAAATCATGTCCGGACGCGGAGTTTGTAGAGTTCCATAAGCTCGTTTCGCGTGGATGGCTCTTGGGTTTTTATCCATGTCTGATAAAGTTGGCTTCTTGTTTAGCGGCAACTCTTTTCTGGGTAGCTTATGTGATGTAAAAAGACCTGCTTGATGCTGGTAGATTGATTTTGCTCAGTCGGGTTTTGGAAAAATccgatttttcttcaatttgtcttGCGGGGCTTTGACTGTGTCCAATGCTATAGTCAGTTTGGTTGCTTGCGTGTGATTACAATCCATCTGGGGAATTTCTAAGGCATAAGCGTGTTGTTCTCTTCCCTCCTTTTTTCACCAATCCATCTGACAGAAAAAATtagtcttctcttctctttctctctctcacatgttATTTTTCTGCTGTTAAATATCAGAGTTTAGTGATTCTCTGTTCAATCTCATCAGTTTGATGGGTAATATTTGCTGTTCAAATTGTTCAAATCACTGTGGCAATCAAACAGAGGTTTAGCCTAGCAAGCCACTGATTATGCTGGCAATGTCTGGACACATCGGTTGGGTCCAGTCAAAATAACCTTACTGGGATTTGGGAAGAACTTCATTTCTTGTTTGCTGACTTTGAGCTGTATATATCTTTTTCCCTAAAAGTGAAACGGTGAGATGAAAATCCAGTGGGAGGAATATGTAAATACATTTTTGGTTGTCAGATAATGTGTGCAAAGCTATGTTGAGATTTGAGTTTCTTCACCAGTGCTTGCTGAAAACTTTTAACTCTATTTAGAGAAATTACAGAGCAAAGTGGTTGCTTCATGATGGACGCAAGTATCAAGGAAGGAAAGTACGCTGCTGATATTTCCTCCATAAGAGAAGCAAACGCACGCATCAGCTCGTTCATACACAAGACTCCTGTTATCACTTCAGAATCTCTTAATGCAATGTGCAACAGAAGTTTATACTTCAAGTGCGAATGCTTTCAGAAGGGGTGAGAAGTTCATAAGTGGAGTGCCTTACTCATAGTATATGTGTTTCTCCATTTGGTTCATGTTCAGATTTTGCTTTGgccaaattaattaaaaaaaaaaaaaagttcagattTTGCACAACAAgcattcccttttctttggcATGAGTTGTTGGCTAGAACCATAggcatttttcttttacagTCAGTTTAATCTGGGGTCTTCAAAATCACAGCGGGGCATTTAAGTTTAGAGGTGCTTGCAATGCCATATATTCCCTTGATGATGCTCAGGCAGCGAAAGGGGTTGTTACACACAGCAGGTAAGTTTGGTATTCAATGATGTTCTAGACTCTTACTTTTCTGACTCATGCTTTAACTATCCCCAAGTTCTTCGAGTTTAGCGGAAACCATGCTGCAGCATTATCCTTAGCTGCAAAATCACGAGGGATCCTGGCATATGTAGTGATACCAAAAAATGCACCGAAATGCAAAGTTGATAATGTCATTCGCTATGATGGTCAAGTTATCTGGAGTGAGGCCACGATGAAGTCGAGGGAGGACACTGCTTCAAAGGTGTCGCGAGAAACTGGAGCAGTTCTGATTCATCCATACAATGACAAACGGATAATAAGGTATTGCATTCACTGTATATGTTTTTCTCGCCCTTTCCTATAATGACATCATCCAAAGTCTAAAAGCTGTGGATTAAAGGAATTGGTAATCGAGGACTTGTAATTTTCTTAATGAATGCTTTCAGAATAATACAAAAAGTTAAATTGCAAACGAGAGGCGAGACTGCATTGCCATTAAGCTTAAGTGAATTTAGACCCTTcctcttcttgcctttttccATTTCGATACTTTCAGCTTCCACATTCAACTCTGAAATTCCTTCTAGATGTGGTTCATGACTGGAATTTCAATGGCAGCTATTATCGTATAATTTTGTTCTGATTTATCCAGTGGACAGGGAACAATATCTGTGGAGCTACTGGAGCAGGCCCCACAAATAGACACTATCATTGTTCCAATTAGTGGTTTGTCTGATAGCCTTTCCCAAGTCCAATATTCTGGTCCTGCATAATAGTCATCCTCATTCAGTGATGCTCTTCActgaaaaaaatcaatcaaaattatTGCAGGAGGTGGTTTGATTTCGGGAGTGGCATTGGCCGCCAAATCAATGAACCCAAGAATTCGAGTTTTGGCTGCAGAACCTAGAGGGGCGAATGATGCAGCACAATCTAAAGCAGCTGGAAGGATTATAACTTTGCCCGAGACCAACACCATCGCTGATGGGCTTCGAGCTTCTCTAGGAGAATTTACATGGTGAGTTTCATACTGAAATTATTATAGTCCTCAAACCAAACACATGTATTTGATATTTCATAATAGTCAGTTCTCAAATGccttaatatattttttgtgcTTCCATGTGTAAGTTTGACACAACTTGACAAAGAATTGCATGCTATGAGGCTGAACTGCCCTTTTCCTTGGACCAACTGATTTATATGCTTGTCAATTTCATGCGATTTCCTGTTCATCTTCTGGTGGAGCAGGCCTGTAGTACGTGATCTAGTCGATGATGTCATAGTTGTGGACGATACGGACATCGTGGAAGCGATGAGACTTTGCTATGAAATTCTGAAAGTGGCGGTGGAGCCAAGTGGAGCCATTGGTCTTGCGGCTGTTCGATCAGAAAGCTTTATGAGTAATCCTGCTTGGAAGGATTGTAACCATATAGGGATCATCCTTTCGGGAGGTAATGTTGATTTGGGTGTGCTTTGGGACTCGTACAGAAAATGAAGGGAATGGTAAACTAGTAATATGTGCTCTTAAGGAATCTACCTCTATCAGTCAACAAAGACTTTCCTCTTGATTACTCAGTTACATCAATGCAGAAATATTGTTCTGTTCTGATACACGACCAGGGATTGTAATTTCCAGTTCTTTGCATATGGGA
This region includes:
- the LOC104441764 gene encoding serine racemase, producing the protein MMDASIKEGKYAADISSIREANARISSFIHKTPVITSESLNAMCNRSLYFKCECFQKGGAFKFRGACNAIYSLDDAQAAKGVVTHSSGNHAAALSLAAKSRGILAYVVIPKNAPKCKVDNVIRYDGQVIWSEATMKSREDTASKVSRETGAVLIHPYNDKRIISGQGTISVELLEQAPQIDTIIVPISGGGLISGVALAAKSMNPRIRVLAAEPRGANDAAQSKAAGRIITLPETNTIADGLRASLGEFTWPVVRDLVDDVIVVDDTDIVEAMRLCYEILKVAVEPSGAIGLAAVRSESFMSNPAWKDCNHIGIILSGGNVDLGVLWDSYRK